The genomic interval ATGTCGCCACAGGCGGGCGACCTCCACCCGCCCCTGCACGTGCAGCTTCTCCAGAATGTTGTGCACGTGGTTCTTTACCGTCTGCAAGCCGATGCCCAACTCGCGGGCGATGCCCTTGTTGCTCAACCCGCGCTCGATGAGCCGCGCCACCTCTCGTTCTCTGGGGGTGAGCACGGACCCGGGCCCTTCCCCGTCGCGATCGCGGCGCTCGGCTGCGACGACACCGGACGCCACGCGCGAGAACAGCACGGCCGTCGCGCCCGGCGAACACGTCGCTCCGCCGTTGGCGACCGCATGCAGCTGACCGATGAGATCCTCCAGGGGCGTGCCGCAGGTGACCACACCGCAAGCGCCCGTCTGTATCGCATCGATCACCAGGTCGTCCTCGTCCGGCACCCCGAACACCACGACGCGCGGTGCGGGTCGCAGCGCCGTCAGGCCACGCAGGGACGCCAGCCCCGCGCCGTGGCCCTCGAGGTCCAGCAGGACGATGCTGATGTTCTCGGCACACACCCGAGCGTGCAGGGCACTCGCGTCGGTCAGGTCATCCTCGACGCTGACATCCACGTCC from Pseudomonadota bacterium carries:
- a CDS encoding response regulator transcription factor → MANGSIRVLIVQRNRASRDALAHALEQQADVDVSVEDDLTDASALHARVCAENISIVLLDLEGHGAGLASLRGLTALRPAPRVVVFGVPDEDDLVIDAIQTGACGVVTCGTPLEDLIGQLHAVANGGATCSPGATAVLFSRVASGVVAAERRDRDGEGPGSVLTPREREVARLIERGLSNKGIARELGIGLQTVKNHVHNILEKLHVQGRVEVARLWRHRPSHPIVHAPARVTARE